In one Neobacillus sp. WH10 genomic region, the following are encoded:
- a CDS encoding sugar ABC transporter permease, translating to MKIRKQLNNDGKVAVFFLLPSLIGFSLFYLIPFVMGTIYSFNDGAVGGSFVGLFNYKELLASASFLKAATNTFWFTAINVPLVIGISLILALCLHQTVMFKNAIISSFILPIVVPVASIVMLWQILFDWNGTINLWMVKMGFSQIDWMKSDWSIVVVSLVYLWKNIGYNMIIFLAGLQNIPKDYYEIAEMEGAGRFFKFRQITLVYLTPTMFFVLLMSIINSFKVFRETYLIAGDYPYDRIYMIQHYMNNMFTSLHVQKLTAAASLMVLCILILVFIFFVIERRYRKFMS from the coding sequence ATGAAAATACGTAAACAATTAAATAATGATGGTAAGGTTGCAGTATTTTTCTTATTACCAAGTTTGATAGGTTTTTCCCTTTTCTATCTAATCCCTTTTGTAATGGGTACTATCTATTCATTTAATGATGGGGCGGTTGGTGGTTCATTTGTTGGTCTTTTTAATTATAAAGAGTTGTTAGCTAGTGCTTCTTTTTTAAAGGCAGCCACAAACACATTTTGGTTTACAGCAATCAATGTTCCACTAGTAATCGGCATTTCTTTAATATTGGCACTTTGCTTGCATCAAACCGTCATGTTTAAAAATGCAATTATTAGTTCATTTATTTTGCCAATTGTTGTACCAGTTGCTTCGATTGTTATGCTATGGCAGATATTATTCGATTGGAACGGAACAATTAATTTATGGATGGTGAAGATGGGTTTTTCACAAATTGATTGGATGAAATCGGATTGGTCGATCGTCGTTGTATCTCTAGTTTATTTATGGAAAAACATTGGTTACAACATGATCATATTCTTAGCAGGTCTTCAAAATATACCCAAAGATTATTATGAAATAGCTGAAATGGAAGGCGCAGGTCGTTTCTTTAAATTTAGACAAATCACTCTGGTTTACTTAACACCAACAATGTTTTTTGTACTCTTAATGAGCATTATTAACTCCTTCAAAGTATTCCGTGAAACCTATCTAATCGCAGGAGATTATCCATATGATAGAATTTATATGATTCAGCACTATATGAACAATATGTTTACTTCATTACATGTTCAAAAACTGACCGCTGCTGCGTCATTAATGGTCTTATGTATTTTAATCTTAGTGTTTATTTTCTTCGTAATCGAACGTCGCTATCGAAAATTTATGAGCTAG
- a CDS encoding nitrous oxide-stimulated promoter family protein, with product MSKQRKQPNNGPNIQKEKEIVNEMIGLYCRKKHHRDVLCKECQDLKDYAFLRLSLCRFGEEKSACSNCKVHCYKPTYRQKMKAVMRRTGPWMLLYHPIYSVKHMFNK from the coding sequence ATGAGTAAACAACGAAAACAACCAAACAATGGTCCAAATATTCAAAAGGAAAAAGAAATTGTCAACGAGATGATCGGATTGTATTGTCGGAAAAAGCATCATCGTGATGTGCTCTGTAAGGAATGCCAGGATTTAAAGGACTATGCCTTTTTGCGACTTTCTCTCTGTCGGTTTGGTGAAGAAAAATCTGCTTGTTCAAACTGCAAGGTGCACTGTTATAAACCAACGTATCGGCAAAAGATGAAGGCTGTCATGCGTCGTACAGGACCATGGATGCTTTTGTATCATCCGATTTATTCGGTAAAGCATATGTTCAATAAGTAA
- a CDS encoding cold-shock protein has translation MEKGKVKWFNGEKGFGFIEREGGEDVFVHFSAIQGEGYKTLEEGQEVTFDVEQGQRGAQAANVRKA, from the coding sequence ATGGAAAAAGGTAAAGTAAAATGGTTTAATGGCGAAAAAGGCTTCGGATTCATCGAACGTGAAGGTGGAGAAGACGTATTCGTTCATTTCTCAGCTATCCAAGGCGAAGGGTACAAAACATTAGAAGAAGGTCAAGAAGTGACTTTTGATGTTGAGCAAGGTCAACGTGGAGCACAAGCAGCTAACGTTCGTAAAGCTTAA
- a CDS encoding YaiI/YqxD family protein, with translation MKIYVDADACPVKDIIISEGTNAEIPVILVTSFSHFSNAEQPSGVEIIYVDSGADAADYRIMKLAEKGDIIVTQDYGLASLGLAKGCAVLHHNGSSYTNENIEQLLQTRYLSAMARKSGKRTKGPKPFTSEDREKFKGLFKRTISH, from the coding sequence ATGAAAATTTATGTTGATGCAGATGCTTGTCCGGTAAAAGATATCATTATCTCTGAAGGTACGAATGCTGAAATTCCTGTTATCCTTGTTACTAGCTTTTCTCATTTTTCTAATGCGGAACAACCATCAGGAGTGGAAATCATTTATGTTGATTCTGGAGCAGATGCTGCGGATTATCGCATTATGAAATTAGCGGAAAAAGGAGATATAATCGTTACGCAAGATTATGGTCTTGCTTCGCTAGGTTTAGCAAAAGGGTGTGCGGTACTTCACCATAATGGGTCTAGCTATACAAATGAAAACATTGAACAATTATTACAAACACGTTATTTGAGTGCAATGGCTCGAAAAAGCGGAAAGCGTACAAAGGGGCCAAAACCATTTACATCAGAAGATAGGGAGAAATTTAAGGGGCTTTTTAAAAGAACAATTTCACATTAA
- a CDS encoding DUF3934 domain-containing protein, whose protein sequence is MSKAKGKGGTGRGTDKKGWNRWQASANKKKSAKPYISKGTKKTDVENDPTSNS, encoded by the coding sequence ATGAGTAAAGCTAAAGGAAAAGGTGGAACCGGGAGAGGAACAGACAAGAAGGGTTGGAATCGTTGGCAAGCTAGTGCAAACAAAAAAAAGAGTGCAAAACCTTATATAAGTAAAGGTACAAAAAAAACGGATGTTGAAAATGACCCCACGAGCAATAGTTAA
- a CDS encoding SMI1/KNR4 family protein: MKKVINMINPSSKVAGVSLVELKKQEKALGAIFPDEYKELFLETNGAKFGDWTLFPIQTNEKTALIIDIVKQNQNRPKNLPSDMVCIGEKMSGDKLCYRIRKRFMQELIYTWNYKTGLGKYASLSLSEFIDRHVPKVNTNKSNKLGTFMVESGKLIVTDPYYKVDEEAELQIVLLNVKNGNWTASISYTPDEVVKNLFVFYGEKKPSGKWHVCDKQIGVDSAQAGIFDFKTFGRNEAIQFDEVVASDAQGGVVSDGAVSMSGYGDGLYEVKVKYNISKKVVGVMIDFVDEE; encoded by the coding sequence ATGAAGAAAGTAATAAACATGATTAATCCAAGTTCGAAAGTGGCTGGCGTGTCGTTAGTTGAATTGAAAAAACAAGAAAAAGCACTTGGTGCTATTTTTCCAGATGAATACAAGGAACTTTTTTTAGAAACGAATGGAGCAAAATTTGGCGATTGGACTTTGTTCCCTATTCAAACTAATGAAAAAACGGCATTAATAATTGATATAGTAAAACAAAATCAGAACAGACCCAAAAATCTACCGAGTGATATGGTTTGTATTGGTGAAAAAATGAGTGGTGACAAACTTTGCTATCGAATTAGGAAAAGATTTATGCAGGAACTAATTTATACTTGGAATTACAAAACTGGGTTAGGCAAATATGCGTCTTTATCATTAAGTGAATTTATTGATCGGCATGTGCCGAAAGTGAATACTAATAAGTCTAATAAACTTGGCACTTTTATGGTTGAAAGTGGAAAGCTAATTGTTACTGACCCATACTATAAAGTGGATGAAGAAGCTGAGTTGCAAATCGTGCTTTTAAATGTGAAAAATGGTAATTGGACAGCTTCCATTTCTTATACTCCTGATGAAGTTGTTAAAAACTTATTTGTATTTTATGGGGAAAAGAAACCAAGTGGAAAATGGCATGTTTGCGATAAACAGATTGGAGTTGACTCTGCACAAGCAGGAATTTTTGATTTTAAAACATTTGGTAGAAACGAAGCCATCCAATTTGATGAGGTAGTTGCTTCAGATGCACAGGGGGGAGTTGTCTCAGATGGTGCGGTTTCAATGTCTGGTTATGGTGACGGATTGTACGAGGTGAAAGTAAAATATAACATTTCAAAAAAGGTTGTTGGAGTGATGATTGACTTTGTAGATGAGGAATAA
- a CDS encoding GNAT family N-acetyltransferase, whose translation METVNIRTTTKDDIPQLFELMNQYIVDFYKCPRPSEDSLKKLINHLLENPYEGIQFVAETETNRLVGFATLYFTFNTLEVKRMAFLYDLFVTPNIRGQKVGERLFNTCLSYVRENDYSHMIWETAHDNEVAQKLYDKMRAKKQVWLNYEIK comes from the coding sequence ATGGAAACAGTAAATATTAGGACTACTACAAAAGATGATATCCCACAACTTTTTGAATTAATGAACCAGTACATCGTTGATTTCTACAAGTGCCCTCGTCCAAGTGAAGACTCACTCAAAAAATTGATTAATCATTTACTTGAAAATCCTTATGAAGGTATCCAGTTTGTTGCCGAGACGGAAACAAACCGATTAGTTGGATTTGCTACATTATACTTCACGTTTAATACACTAGAGGTAAAACGGATGGCTTTTTTATATGATTTGTTTGTAACACCCAATATACGGGGTCAAAAGGTTGGTGAAAGATTATTTAATACTTGTCTTTCTTACGTTAGAGAAAATGATTATTCTCATATGATTTGGGAAACTGCTCATGATAATGAAGTTGCTCAAAAGTTATATGACAAGATGAGAGCAAAAAAACAAGTTTGGTTAAACTATGAAATAAAGTAA
- a CDS encoding DinB family protein: MEELIKEYTLGYTMLREAIEGLTEEELRYKPAPDKWSIHQILIHVTDSEISSTSRLKKVLAEDEPILISFDQDAWANNLGYDLLDHEQHLLIFKLLRSSMQIILDHLTSEQSKRVGVYVDQGRFTFKQLLEYRVQHVRDHLDQIERVKKAYQGNQTY; encoded by the coding sequence TTGGAGGAGTTAATTAAGGAGTACACCTTAGGATACACAATGCTTCGGGAAGCCATCGAAGGATTAACCGAGGAGGAGCTTCGTTACAAGCCCGCACCGGACAAATGGAGCATTCATCAAATCCTCATACATGTAACGGATTCCGAGATCTCGTCCACATCTCGGCTAAAAAAAGTCTTGGCGGAGGATGAGCCGATTCTGATTTCATTTGACCAAGACGCATGGGCTAATAACCTGGGGTATGATTTGTTGGACCATGAACAGCATTTACTTATTTTCAAATTGCTACGTTCCAGTATGCAGATTATTCTGGACCATCTAACTAGTGAACAAAGCAAGCGAGTGGGGGTGTATGTCGATCAGGGGCGGTTCACATTTAAGCAATTGTTGGAATACCGAGTGCAACATGTCCGCGACCACCTTGATCAAATTGAACGGGTAAAGAAGGCATATCAAGGGAACCAAACCTATTAA